From Nitrospirota bacterium, the proteins below share one genomic window:
- a CDS encoding AAA family ATPase — protein sequence MANRRLDAYYQKDDFTDFIERIPLYSPAEMFDLLGKKGYKGQDGARKTVTLFAYRHIRRIKQLYIEGLKRNQLPPKSNTLLVGPTGCGKTYLIELLFREILKIPTVIIDITGFSETGYVGRDPITVLTSLIYSSGGDQKKAAIGIVALDEFDKLATTQNSAMFDGQGTTKDVAGYGVQKELLKLLSPTIVDVPLEYNNTTYSPHIRMSTQDIAFIACGAFSGLKGIASRNGLRSKMGFGGLPEKKDGSRKISYRMNESEVNEIQNFLNYGFLPELVARFSRIVTLDPLEEEVLREILCDNVIRRFATEFKAEGISLRVQEDVLDLIVERAVKRETGARGLEAEFTRIIEDVAFEHFGNSHGEVVVQTKGGEVVANLKPSA from the coding sequence GGCTCGACGCGTACTATCAGAAAGACGACTTCACCGACTTCATCGAGCGCATCCCCCTCTACTCTCCGGCCGAGATGTTCGATCTCCTCGGTAAGAAAGGGTACAAAGGGCAGGACGGCGCGCGCAAGACCGTTACTCTCTTCGCCTATCGCCACATCCGCCGGATCAAGCAACTCTACATCGAAGGCCTGAAGCGCAACCAGCTCCCACCCAAGTCCAACACGCTCCTCGTTGGGCCGACGGGATGCGGAAAAACCTATCTCATTGAACTTCTTTTTCGGGAGATCCTGAAAATCCCCACCGTGATTATCGACATCACGGGATTCTCGGAGACCGGTTACGTCGGCCGCGACCCGATCACGGTGCTCACCTCGCTCATCTACTCTTCCGGCGGCGATCAGAAAAAGGCGGCCATCGGGATTGTTGCCCTCGATGAATTCGACAAGCTCGCCACGACGCAAAATTCCGCCATGTTCGACGGACAGGGGACGACGAAGGATGTTGCCGGCTACGGCGTCCAGAAGGAACTCCTGAAACTGCTCAGCCCCACGATCGTGGACGTGCCGCTCGAATACAACAATACGACCTACAGCCCACACATCCGGATGTCCACCCAGGACATCGCGTTTATCGCGTGCGGGGCATTCTCGGGACTCAAGGGCATCGCATCGCGAAACGGGCTCCGCTCCAAAATGGGATTCGGCGGTCTACCGGAGAAGAAGGACGGATCGAGAAAGATCTCCTACCGGATGAATGAGAGCGAGGTCAACGAGATCCAGAATTTTCTGAACTACGGGTTCCTGCCGGAGCTCGTGGCCCGATTTTCACGGATCGTCACTCTTGACCCCTTGGAGGAAGAGGTCCTTCGCGAGATTCTTTGCGACAACGTGATCCGGCGTTTCGCCACGGAGTTCAAGGCGGAGGGAATTTCACTTCGGGTGCAGGAAGACGTCCTCGATCTGATTGTCGAGCGCGCCGTCAAGCGTGAAACAGGCGCCCGCGGACTGGAGGCGGAGTTCACGCGCATCATCGAGGATGTAGCGTTCGAACACTTCGGAAACTCCCACGGGGAAGTGGTGGTGCAAACGAAGGGCGGTGAAGTCGTGGCGAATCTGAAGCCATCCGCCTAA
- the gcvPB gene encoding aminomethyl-transferring glycine dehydrogenase subunit GcvPB, with amino-acid sequence MTPPPPLKSQISDLKSQTGGGVSVLTPKPGAEEPRKNDSLSQPGIEPTLFEMSRAGHRGTLLPKTAVSGKVDPIPDDLLRKEPACLPELAESEVVRHFTRLSKLNFSVDTGMYPLGSCTMKYNPKICESIASRRGLAGLHPYWPESRVQGALRLMFDLEKYLQEVSGMDQVTLQPSAGAHGEFLGLKLIARYFEKKGEKRTKVLLPDTAHGTNPASASMSGFEAQEFKSNGGMIDPKVLRKVVDDKVAAIMITNPNTLGLFEKEILKVAEIVHEKGGFVYGDGANLNAILGKARPGDLGFDVIQFNLHKTFSTPHGGGGPGAGPVGVKNKLSPYLPVPRIQLKEGRYSLNFGLPDSVGRVRSFYGNFMILVRAYVYILSNGSEGLKEISERAVLNANYLKQRMKDRYHVPYEDTCMHEFIASDRFQKQAQVSTLDIAKRIIDFGFHPPTIYFPLVVPGAMMIEPTESESKATLDRFAHSMNLIANEIQEDPDRVRAAPHTTPCGRVNEVLANRYPVLSWDL; translated from the coding sequence ATGACCCCGCCACCGCCTCTGAAATCTCAAATCTCAGATCTCAAATCTCAGACAGGTGGTGGGGTGAGCGTCCTTACGCCGAAGCCGGGAGCGGAAGAGCCGCGAAAGAATGATTCGCTGTCCCAGCCGGGCATCGAGCCGACGCTGTTCGAGATGTCCCGTGCAGGTCACCGCGGCACGCTTCTTCCGAAGACCGCCGTTTCCGGAAAAGTCGATCCGATTCCGGACGATCTTCTGCGCAAAGAGCCGGCGTGTCTTCCGGAATTGGCGGAGTCGGAGGTCGTGCGCCATTTTACCCGCCTCTCCAAGCTGAACTTCTCGGTGGACACGGGCATGTACCCGCTCGGCTCGTGCACAATGAAGTACAACCCGAAAATCTGCGAATCCATCGCGTCCCGCCGCGGGTTGGCCGGACTGCATCCCTACTGGCCCGAATCGCGCGTGCAGGGCGCACTCCGATTGATGTTCGACTTGGAAAAGTATCTTCAGGAAGTGAGCGGGATGGATCAGGTGACGCTCCAGCCCAGCGCCGGCGCGCATGGAGAGTTTCTGGGCCTGAAACTGATTGCGCGATATTTTGAAAAGAAGGGGGAGAAGCGGACGAAAGTCCTGCTGCCGGACACGGCCCACGGCACGAACCCGGCGAGCGCGAGCATGTCCGGATTCGAGGCCCAGGAGTTCAAATCCAACGGGGGAATGATCGATCCCAAGGTCCTGCGCAAGGTGGTGGACGACAAAGTGGCTGCGATCATGATCACCAACCCGAACACCCTGGGCCTGTTCGAGAAGGAGATCCTGAAAGTGGCCGAAATCGTGCATGAGAAGGGCGGGTTCGTGTACGGTGACGGCGCGAACCTGAACGCGATTCTGGGGAAAGCGCGGCCAGGCGATCTCGGCTTCGACGTCATTCAGTTCAACCTCCACAAGACTTTCTCCACGCCCCACGGCGGGGGTGGACCGGGCGCGGGACCGGTGGGAGTGAAAAACAAGCTCTCCCCGTACCTGCCCGTCCCCAGGATCCAGCTCAAAGAGGGGCGGTACTCGCTCAATTTCGGCCTGCCCGATTCGGTGGGACGGGTCCGGTCGTTCTACGGCAATTTCATGATCCTCGTCCGGGCCTACGTTTATATCCTCAGCAATGGGTCTGAGGGTCTGAAGGAAATATCGGAAAGAGCCGTCCTTAATGCAAACTATCTAAAGCAAAGGATGAAGGATCGGTACCACGTGCCCTACGAGGATACCTGCATGCACGAGTTCATCGCCTCGGACCGGTTTCAGAAACAGGCGCAGGTTTCGACGCTGGATATCGCCAAACGGATCATCGACTTCGGGTTCCATCCGCCCACGATCTATTTCCCACTCGTCGTTCCCGGCGCGATGATGATCGAGCCGACGGAGAGCGAGAGCAAAGCCACGCTCGACCGGTTCGCGCACTCGATGAACCTGATTGCGAATGAAATCCAGGAAGACCCCGACCGGGTTCGGGCGGCGCCTCACACGACGCCGTGCGGCCGGGTGAACGAGGTTCTTGCGAATCGCTACCCGGTTCTGAGCTGGGATCTATAA